GCGGATATAAAAACGCATATAAAAATTAATGGGGAATGGCGGTAGCTTATCGAAAGACGGATAAAGCTTCATTCTTATACATATAGCCGTCATGAAGCGCAAGGCCAATGGTACCGAGACGAGCGCCTTCGGCTCCGGGGGCCGGCACAGCCACGACTCGTCGAAGTTCTATGGCGGCCGGATCTACGAGGGCCTCAAGGCCGACGATAAGGTCGACTATACAGAGAACCCGGTACCGGCTATGAGCCTTGATAAGATTTTTTGCCATTCCAGCGAGAGCATGGAGGAGCTGCCCGATAACAGCGTCCATTTAATGGTCACGTCGCCGCCCTACAACGTCGGCAAAGAGTACGATGACGACCTGACGCTGGATGAGTACCGGGCTTTCCTGTCTCGGGTGTGGGCGGAGGTCTACCGCGTGCTCGTGCCCGGAGGCCGCGTTTGCCTGAACGTCGCTAACCTCGGGCGCAAGCCGTACCTGCCCCTGCACGCCTTCTTCGCGGAAGATATGTTCAAGATAGGCTTCCTGATGCGCGGGGAAATCATCTGGAATAAGGCCTCTGCCGCCGGCACGTCCACGGCCTGGGGAAGCTGGCAGTCGGCGAAAAATCCCACGCTCAGGGACGTCCACGAGTACATCCTCGTATTCTCAAAGCAGGGATATTCGCGGGCCCCCGGCGATAAAGCGTCTACGATATCTAAAGAAGAGTTTTTAGAATACACGAAGAGCGTCTGG
This genomic window from Methanocella sp. contains:
- a CDS encoding site-specific DNA-methyltransferase, which produces MKRKANGTETSAFGSGGRHSHDSSKFYGGRIYEGLKADDKVDYTENPVPAMSLDKIFCHSSESMEELPDNSVHLMVTSPPYNVGKEYDDDLTLDEYRAFLSRVWAEVYRVLVPGGRVCLNVANLGRKPYLPLHAFFAEDMFKIGFLMRGEIIWNKASAAGTSTAWGSWQSAKNPTLRDVHEYILVFSKQGYSRAPGDKASTISKEEFLEYTKSVWSFGSESAKKIGHPAPYPVELPSRCIKLYTFEGDVVLDPFIGSGT